The Effusibacillus pohliae DSM 22757 genome segment AAATGGGCTGGATCGGCGAAAAAATGCCTCGTTTGGTCGCCGTTCAGGCCAGCGGCTGCGCACCGATCGTCAAAGCCTGGGAGGCTGGAAAAAAAGCTTCCGAGTTCTGGCCGGATGCGTCGACGGTTGCATTCGGCATTACGGTGCCGAAGGCGCTGGGCGATTTTCTGGTGTTGGAGGCGGTTTACAACACGGATGGCTGTGCCGTCGCCGTCGAGGACGAGGAGATTTTGCATGCGCAACAACAATTGGCGTCGTCTGAGGGACTCTTCATTTGCCCGGAGGGGGCGGCGACTTTCGTGGCCGCGTTAAAATTGAAGGAGCAAGGATGGCTGCATCCGGACGAAAATGTGCTGCTGCTGAACACCGGCACTGGCTTGAAATACCCGGCCATCTTACAGATCGACCCGCCCGTGCTGGAACCGGACGACGACTTGCCGGCCGCAATGCCGTCATTCATCAGCTCCTAGGTGTACAAATTTGGCGATGCTTCGGCTGCCGAAGACCCAGGCATCGGCGCGTAACCGCCGGTGCCAAGCCACACTTGACATCGCTCACCGACATGAGTATGATACATGCTAACAATGATGATTTTTTGGAAAATCGGATCCGTTGAAGGGAAGAAGTAGCAAGGTTCCCGCCTGGCCAGAGAGAAGACGCCGCGGCTGAGAGCGTCTTTCCGGAGCGCCCTTGCGAAAGACATCCTGGAGGACCCCTTGTGAAACCTGCAGGGCTGATGGATCAGGCGGGGGGGTGCTGCGCTTTGCAGACAGTCCCCGGACCGGGCATTGCGGCGAGTAACAGGCTGGCGCGACCGGGCGTTATCGGTGAGCGGGAGCTTTGGCAAAGCGCAAAGCTCCAAACAGGGTGGTACCACGGGTGATTTTGGATCTCTCGTCCCTGACAGGGGGTTGCTGTCAGGAACGAGGGATTTTTCATTTGGAGGGGTTCTGATGTTTACCAACAAACCGCGGGGAACGTACGACATCCTCCCCGGCGAAACGGAAAAATGGCAATTCGTCGAAAAGGTGGCGCGTGCTGTATGCCGGCGTTACAACTATCGGGAAATGCGCACTCCGATATTCGAACACACTGAGTTGTTCGCGCGTGGGGTGGGCGAAACGACCGACATTGTGGAAAAAGAAATGTACACGTTCACCGACCGCGGCGGCCGCAGTCTGACGCTGCGGCCGGAAGGGACGGCTGGAGTCGTGCGGGCGTTTGTGGAAAACAAGTTGTACGGACAGCCCCAGCAACCGGTCAAATTGTATTACTTCGGCCCGATGTTCCGGTATGAGCGGCCGCAGGCAGGACGCAACCGCCAGTTTGTACAGTTTGGGATCGAAACGTTGGGATCGGATCATCCCAGCGTCGATGCGGAAGTGCTGGCGCTGGCGATGACGTTTCTGGCAGAAGTGGGAATTCGCGGCCTGTCACTGGAGATCAATTCGGTCGGCTGTCCGGAGTGTCGACCCGTCTACCGGGAACATCTGAAACAGTATTTGGCGGGCCAGCTTGATCAACTCTGCGAAGATTGCAACAATCGCTACGAGCGCAATCCGATGCGGATTCTCGACTGCAAGGTGGACAAGGACAAGCTGGCGGATGCACCGGTGATGCTGGATCACCTGTGCGAAGGGTGCAAAACGCACTTCGAGCAACTTCAGGGGTACTTGCAGGAATCGGGCATTCCGTTCACCGTCAACCCGCACATCGTCCGCGGGCTCGACTATTACACAAAAACCGCGTTTGAGATTCTCGTTGACGGGGCAACGGTGGTCGGCGGCGGACGCTACAACAAGCTGGTGTCGGAGCTCGGCGGACCGGAAACGCCGGGGATCGGTTTTGGCTGCGGGGTCGACCGCGTGTTGATTACGCTCGCCGAGCAGAATGTCGAACTGCCGTTGGAACAGGCGCTCGATGTGTTTATCGTCGCTTTGGGCGAGTCGGCCGACCGGCAAGCGGTATCCTTACTGCAAGAGATGCGGGTGGCCGGACTGGCTGCCGACAAAGACTATCTGGGCCGCGGCATGAAGGCGCAGCTGAAAGCGGCCGACCGTCTTGGCGCCAAACAGGTGGTTCTGCTTGGGGATGATGAATTGGCGCAGGGTGTGGCCAACGTGAAAGAAATGGAAACGGGCGAGCAGGTGACCGTGCCGTTGCCGGAATTGATTCGGAAGCTGCAGATGAGGAAGGGGTAAACGATGACAGAGCAGGTGAAGGGGATTGGATTGTATCGCACGCATCGGGCGGGCGATTTGCGGATTGGTGACGCCGAAAGCGTTGTGGTGCTGAGCGGATGGATTCAGCGCCGGCGCGATCTGGGCGGGCTCATTTTTGTTGATTTGCGGGATCGCAGCGGGATTGTCCAGGTGGTGTTCAATCCGGATTTTTCGCCGCCGGAGTTGATGGAACAAGCGGACAGGTTACGGAACGAGTATGTCGTATCGATCCAGGGGAAAGTGGTGCAGAGGGAGCCGGGCACCGTCAACCCGAAACTGCCGACCGGCGAGATCGAAGTGCAGGCGGTGCGGATGGAAATTTTGAATGCAGCGAAAAATCCGCCTTTCTACATCCAGGACAACATTGATGTGGACGAGATGGTGCGGCTGAAATACCGCTACCTCGACCTGCGCCGGCCGGAGATGCAGAAAACATTCATACTCCGCCACAAAGCGGTGCAGCACATCCGCTCTTTCCTCGACCGGCACGGATTTTTGGAGATCGAAACGCCGATGCTGACCAGGTCGACGCCGGAGGGGGCGCGCGACTATCTGGTGCCGAGCCGGGTGCACCCGGGCGAATTTTACGCGCTGCCGCAATCGCCTCAACTGTTCAAACAGCTGCTGATGGTGTCCGGTTTCGAGCGGTACTATCAGGTCGCCCGCTGTTTCCGGGATGAGGATCTGCGGGCCGACCGGCAGCCGGAGTTCACGCAGGTGGACATCGAGATGTCGTTTATGCCGCTGCAGGAGTTCCATGATTTGATGGAAGAGATGATGGCAAGCCTGTTCAAGCAGACGCTCGGGGTCGACATTCCGCGGCCGTTTCTGCGGCTGACGTATCAGGAAGCGATGGACCGGTATGGGTCGGACAAGCCGGATGTGCGGTTCGGCCTGGAACTGAAAAATATTTCCGACATCGCCGCAACGTGCGGATTCAAAGTGTTCCGCTCGACGGTCGAGAACGGCGGCATAGTAAAAGGCATCAACGCGAAAGGATGCGGCGGTTACAGCCGGAAGCAGATCGACGAGCTGGAGGAGTACGCGAAGCGGTATGGCGCCAAGGGGCTGGCGTGGATCAAGGTGACCGGGGAGGGGATTCAGTCGCCGATTGGCAAATTTTTCACGGAAGATGAGATCGAGTCGATCAAGGCTGTCCTGGCAGCGGAACCGGGCGACCTGCTGCTGTTTGTGGCCGACAAGCCGAAGACGGTGGCGGATGCGCTCGGCAACCTGCGGCTGAAGCTCGGCAAAGACCTGAACCTGATTCCGGAAGGAACATTCCAGTTCCTGTGGGTGACCGAGTTCCCGCTGCTCGGGTATGACGAGGAAGCAGGACGCTGGGTGGCGGAACACCATCCGTTCACGATGCCGATGTGGGAGGATATCGACAAGCTCGACACCGACCCGGGCAGCGTTCGGGCGCAGGCGTATGACATGGTGCTGAACGGGTATGAGATCGGCGGCGGCTCGATGCGGATTTTCCGGCGCGAAATTCAGGAAAAAATGTTCAAGGCGCTTGGCTTCACGAGGGAGGAAGCGTATGACAAGTTCGGGTTCCTGCTGGACGCGTTCGAATATGGAACGCCGCCGCACGGAGGCATCGCGTTCGGTCTGGACCGGATCATCATGATCATGGCGGGACGCCAGTCGCTGCGTGACACAATCGCGTTCCCGAAAACGCAATCGGCCAGCGACCCGATGATGCAGGCGCCGTCGGAAGTGTCGCCGCGCCAACTGGAAGAACTGCACATTCGGCTGGCGGAGGATATCGAGACAGTGGCGGGCAAGTAACGGAATAGCGGATGTTTGCTGAGTCCCTGGGATGCTATCGTGCACCCGGGGATTTTCTTGATTCGGATGAGGGATTGGACTGGTTGCTTTTGGCAGAGGGGCGCGACCGGTTGCAAAGAGGAGCAGGAGATTTTGACCGGGACGTCGAACTGGAAACGGGGGGAATTTTCAAAGTCTTGAGTCAGGGTGAGTGGGGTATGGAGAACAAACCGAGACCGCAAAAGGAATGGGTTCGGTCGCTGGGATATGTAAAAATTGGGGAATACAAAGGCGTACTGTACCAAAACGTGCGAAACCGGACGCTATGGAAATGGCGGAATTGCATCGTCAAAGCGGACAATTACGTGGCCGCCATCCAGGAACTGAAAAACCGTAATGCGATACCGAAAGGATTGAAGAAAAATGCCGCCGCGGATCGTTAACGCCCGGCGGTACATTTTCAGCAAAAAGAGGGGGCGCCGCCCCCTCTCGATTAACCTGCTATGCTGTTGCCCGATTCAAGCGAAGTGACATATTGTTTTGCTTGTTTCGTGTCGTACTGGCCTTCCCATTTGGACATAACCACCGCAGCCAGCGAGTTGCCGATCACGTTGACGGCGGTGCGGGCCATGTCGAGAATCCGGTCGATCCCCGCGATAAACGCCAGCCCTTCCAACGGAATGCCGACGGAACCGAGGGTTGCCAGCAATACGACAAACGATACGCCCGGCACTCCGGCGATTCCCTTGGAGGTCACCATCAGCACGAGCATGAGAGTGATTTGGGCGCTCAGCGGCATATCGATCCCGTACATTTGCGCGATAAAAATCGCAGCCAGCGCCTGATACAGGGTGGAACCGTCAAGATTGAACGAATAGCCGGTCGGGATCACGAATGAAGTGACCGCTTTCGGACAACCAAACTTTTCCATTTTTTCCATTATCTTAGGTAGCACCGTTTCCGAACTTGCCGTCGAATAAGCCAGCAACAGTTCGTCTTTCAGGATTTTGATCAGCGTGAATACGCTCGTGCCGGCCATTTTTGCGATAATGCCGAGCACCACCAACACAAAGAACACCATTGCCCCGTACACGGTCAACACCAGCTTGCCGAGCGGGATAAGGGAACCGACGCCAAATTTGGAAACGGTTACACCGATCAGGGCAAATACCCCGAAAGGAGCGAATTTCATAATCTGGTTGGTCACCCAGAACATCGTGTCGGCGACGCCTTCAAAGAAGCGAAGCACCGGCTTGCCTTTCTCGCCGATCGCAGCCACGCCGAGACCGAACAGCACCGAAAAGAAGATGATCGCCAGCATATCGCCGTTCGCGATCGCCTGGAACACGTTTTTCGGCACGATGTTGACGAACGTGTCAACAAAGCTGTGTCCGACCTGGTGGGTGGTGTCCACATATGATTTGATATCTGATTTCGTCAGGTGCTGCATGTTGACACCCACACCCGGCTTGAACAGGTTGGCGGCCAACAGCCCGACGACGATTGCGATCGTAGTAACGATTTCAAAATAGATGATCGTTTTGCCGCCCAACTTGCCGAGCTTCTTCACATCGCCGACGTTTGCGACACCGACCGTCAGCGTGGCGATCACGATCGGGACGACGATCATTTTGATCAGGCGAATGAAGATGTCGCCGATCGGCTGCAAGTATTTGGCGACGTTCGGGTTTCCGTAAAAAATGGCGCCAACGGCAATCCCCAAGATCAGTCCGATTAAAATTTGTACAGCCAAACCAAATTTTTTCATTCTCTCACCTCTCTTGAAATGCCTATAACAGCAGTTTTCAAGATACTGCAAAACGATGTTTTACGACAAGACACAAATTCTAGCAAAAATCGTTTTGGCTGCCGAGCAATTGCTCGGTGCTTGCCGATTCGCGGAGAATATCCGTTTTTTGGGGTGCAAAAAAGTCTCCGCTGTATGGCAGGCTACAGGAGTGCTGCAAATGACGCATTTTTAACGGGGTCTTATAATGGAGGCAGCAATTGCGAGGAGGGGAACCGGCTTGACAGGGTAGCAGGCTTGTGAGATAACATATACCACCACGGTACTCCGTGGGGGTATCTTTTTGGGGAACAACGGGTGCCGCATGCCGGTACAGCGGATTGCGAAAGCTAAACAGAGGCGAAGCATTGCATAGATGGAAGGTGATGGAAATGAACCGGAAACCTGAAGATATACGAGTCGTCTGCGGCATGTCCGGCGGCGTCGACTCCTCGGTTACCGCCCTGCTCTTGAAACAGCAGGGGTATGACGTAATCGGCTTGTTCATGAAAAATTGGGACGACACGGACGAGTTTGGCCATTGTACGGCTGAGGAAGATTTTCACGATGTGCGGCGCGTTTGTGAGCATATCGGAATTCCTTATTACACGGTCAATTTCGAAAAAGAATACCGGGAGAAAGTGTTCGAATATTTTTTGGACGAGTACCGCAAAGGTCGGACTCCCAATCCGGACGTGATGTGCAACCGTGAGATCAAGTTCGGCGAATTTTTGGAGAAGGCGTTGGAGCTTGGCGCGGATTATATCGCGACCGGCCATTATGCCCGCATCGCGCACGCGGACGAAGAATACCGGCTGTTGCGCGGGGTCGATCCGAACAAGGATCAGACCTATTTTCTCAACGCTTTGAACCAGTACCAACTGTCGAAGGCGATGTTCCCGATCGGCCACCTCACCAAACAGCAAGTGCGGCAAATCGCGCTGGAAGCCGATCTGCCGACCGCCAGGAAGAAAGACAGCACTGGGATCTGTTTTATCGGCGAGCGGGACTTCCGGGAGTTTTTGCGCCACTACCTGCCGGCGCAACCGGGGGAGATGCGCACCACGTCGGGCGAAGTTGTCGGCCGGCATGAAGGGTTGATGTACTATACGCTCGGGCAACGGCACGGTCTGGGCCTCGGCGGTGCCGGGGAGCCGTGGTTTGTGGTGGATAAGGATGTGAAAAACAATATTCTGTACGTCGAACGGGGGGCCGATCATCCACGGCTGTATTCGAAAGGGCTGTTTGCCATCGATGTCAATTGGATTAGCGGCAAACAGCCGCCGCAGCCGTTCTCATGCATGGCCAAGTTCCGCTATCGCCAGCCGGATCAGGCAGTAACTGTGTATCCGCATCCGGACGGCACATGCGACGTAACTTTTGATCAGCCGCAAAAAGCGGTCACTCCAGGGCAAGCGGTTGTGTTCTACCAAGGCGAAGTGTGCCTGGGCGGCGGCATTATTGACCGGGTCTACCGCGAGCTGCCGGCTGCCTACCAGGCGGTGGCGTCGGCCAAGTGACGTTGAAGGCGAACACGGGAGTGAATGGAAGAACACGGGCGTCCACGGGTGCCCGCTGTTTTTTTTTCGCACCTGCCCGAGGGTTTCCCCATATAGTACAACGAATGATACGTTGGGGGGATTCCATATGGTTTTTCCAAGTCCATGCCACCTGTATCCCTACGGCTGGCCTGTGACAGCCGGGTACCATCCATACCGCTTTTCACCACCGCCTGCCGCTTTGTTGGTTCGACCGGATCAGTGGAAGTATCTGTCACGCCAGGTGGCACCGTTTCAGCACGGCCCGGAGCGAATGGCGGAGCGGCACCCGCACGTCCGGCATGTAGACTGGGCGTCCCGATTTCCGAACGATGTGATTTTGCACGGACCGCGTCGCAATGAAATCGCCCTCACATTTGACGATGGCCCGGACGATGTGTGGACGCCGCGTGTTCTGAGCGTGCTCGCCCATTATGATGTAAAAGCGACTTTTATGTGTGTCGGCAGGCGCATCGCGGACCATCCGCAAGTATTGCGCCGGATTTACAGGGAAGGGCACGTGGTCGGCAACCACAGTTGGAATCATCCGAACCTGACGAAAATCCCGATTTCGCAAGTCGGCGAGCAGGTCGAGCGCACGGCAAACGAAATTCACCGGCTGGTCGGCGTCAGACCGCATCTATTCCGTCCGCCATACGGCGCTCTCAATGAACCGGTGATTCGTGAGATCATCGCCCTGGGCAACAAAATTATTTTGTGGAATGTGGACAGTCTCGACTGGGCAAGGCTGACTGCGGCGCAAGTAACAGCCAACATCCTCGCCCATGCCGGTCCCGGTTCGATCGTGTTGGAACACAGCGCCGGCGGACGCGGGGAAAGCCTGGAGGATACGGTGCGGGCGCTGCCGCGTGTGATCGAGACGCTGCGGGAAGAAGGCTACCGGTTCGTCACTGTCCCCGAATTGCTGGGCATCCCGGCTTATCGTTCGTGAGTGGATCACACCGGCGGGCGGGTGTAAAATTCTGCACACCGCACTGGCTGTCCAAAGGATCAGGCCACGCCGCCCGACATGGCGGAAGGCAGGAAGCGGGACGAGATAGTCTGTCTGCTAGAAATGTGGAGCGACGACGCATCAAAGTGGAATCCGCAGTGGAATTCACAGGGATGCACCTCATGGTGTCAAACGTGAAACAAAAATTTGAAAGAGGCCGCGTGATAGTATCCCCGAGCGCGCCTCTTTTTAACGTTAACGAGCTGGCCGTTTTTCTTCCATAATTTACCGCTTTTTCGCGAGGGATTTTCTTGTTATCGTAGTTGATGCCGAAACTTCAAACCATCGAAGTGCGGGGGACCTATTTTTTACGGAGCGGCGCGGTC includes the following:
- a CDS encoding cation:dicarboxylate symporter family transporter, which produces MKKFGLAVQILIGLILGIAVGAIFYGNPNVAKYLQPIGDIFIRLIKMIVVPIVIATLTVGVANVGDVKKLGKLGGKTIIYFEIVTTIAIVVGLLAANLFKPGVGVNMQHLTKSDIKSYVDTTHQVGHSFVDTFVNIVPKNVFQAIANGDMLAIIFFSVLFGLGVAAIGEKGKPVLRFFEGVADTMFWVTNQIMKFAPFGVFALIGVTVSKFGVGSLIPLGKLVLTVYGAMVFFVLVVLGIIAKMAGTSVFTLIKILKDELLLAYSTASSETVLPKIMEKMEKFGCPKAVTSFVIPTGYSFNLDGSTLYQALAAIFIAQMYGIDMPLSAQITLMLVLMVTSKGIAGVPGVSFVVLLATLGSVGIPLEGLAFIAGIDRILDMARTAVNVIGNSLAAVVMSKWEGQYDTKQAKQYVTSLESGNSIAG
- the mnmA gene encoding tRNA 2-thiouridine(34) synthase MnmA, giving the protein MEMNRKPEDIRVVCGMSGGVDSSVTALLLKQQGYDVIGLFMKNWDDTDEFGHCTAEEDFHDVRRVCEHIGIPYYTVNFEKEYREKVFEYFLDEYRKGRTPNPDVMCNREIKFGEFLEKALELGADYIATGHYARIAHADEEYRLLRGVDPNKDQTYFLNALNQYQLSKAMFPIGHLTKQQVRQIALEADLPTARKKDSTGICFIGERDFREFLRHYLPAQPGEMRTTSGEVVGRHEGLMYYTLGQRHGLGLGGAGEPWFVVDKDVKNNILYVERGADHPRLYSKGLFAIDVNWISGKQPPQPFSCMAKFRYRQPDQAVTVYPHPDGTCDVTFDQPQKAVTPGQAVVFYQGEVCLGGGIIDRVYRELPAAYQAVASAK
- the hisS gene encoding histidine--tRNA ligase, with protein sequence MFTNKPRGTYDILPGETEKWQFVEKVARAVCRRYNYREMRTPIFEHTELFARGVGETTDIVEKEMYTFTDRGGRSLTLRPEGTAGVVRAFVENKLYGQPQQPVKLYYFGPMFRYERPQAGRNRQFVQFGIETLGSDHPSVDAEVLALAMTFLAEVGIRGLSLEINSVGCPECRPVYREHLKQYLAGQLDQLCEDCNNRYERNPMRILDCKVDKDKLADAPVMLDHLCEGCKTHFEQLQGYLQESGIPFTVNPHIVRGLDYYTKTAFEILVDGATVVGGGRYNKLVSELGGPETPGIGFGCGVDRVLITLAEQNVELPLEQALDVFIVALGESADRQAVSLLQEMRVAGLAADKDYLGRGMKAQLKAADRLGAKQVVLLGDDELAQGVANVKEMETGEQVTVPLPELIRKLQMRKG
- the aspS gene encoding aspartate--tRNA ligase, which encodes MTEQVKGIGLYRTHRAGDLRIGDAESVVVLSGWIQRRRDLGGLIFVDLRDRSGIVQVVFNPDFSPPELMEQADRLRNEYVVSIQGKVVQREPGTVNPKLPTGEIEVQAVRMEILNAAKNPPFYIQDNIDVDEMVRLKYRYLDLRRPEMQKTFILRHKAVQHIRSFLDRHGFLEIETPMLTRSTPEGARDYLVPSRVHPGEFYALPQSPQLFKQLLMVSGFERYYQVARCFRDEDLRADRQPEFTQVDIEMSFMPLQEFHDLMEEMMASLFKQTLGVDIPRPFLRLTYQEAMDRYGSDKPDVRFGLELKNISDIAATCGFKVFRSTVENGGIVKGINAKGCGGYSRKQIDELEEYAKRYGAKGLAWIKVTGEGIQSPIGKFFTEDEIESIKAVLAAEPGDLLLFVADKPKTVADALGNLRLKLGKDLNLIPEGTFQFLWVTEFPLLGYDEEAGRWVAEHHPFTMPMWEDIDKLDTDPGSVRAQAYDMVLNGYEIGGGSMRIFRREIQEKMFKALGFTREEAYDKFGFLLDAFEYGTPPHGGIAFGLDRIIMIMAGRQSLRDTIAFPKTQSASDPMMQAPSEVSPRQLEELHIRLAEDIETVAGK
- a CDS encoding polysaccharide deacetylase family protein, which produces MVFPSPCHLYPYGWPVTAGYHPYRFSPPPAALLVRPDQWKYLSRQVAPFQHGPERMAERHPHVRHVDWASRFPNDVILHGPRRNEIALTFDDGPDDVWTPRVLSVLAHYDVKATFMCVGRRIADHPQVLRRIYREGHVVGNHSWNHPNLTKIPISQVGEQVERTANEIHRLVGVRPHLFRPPYGALNEPVIREIIALGNKIILWNVDSLDWARLTAAQVTANILAHAGPGSIVLEHSAGGRGESLEDTVRALPRVIETLREEGYRFVTVPELLGIPAYRS